A section of the Chlorocebus sabaeus isolate Y175 chromosome 17, mChlSab1.0.hap1, whole genome shotgun sequence genome encodes:
- the LOC140708817 gene encoding uncharacterized protein: MNPSRKQVATRVVPAFKTACKTKLPWSAFRLLLPGLGPQRLVNNVPTLRLFPKSPTWEELAGGGEVGRAAKRAPLTWASRVQLPRPRTGSLPTHPNDDLSLFPRGSGEADPLSGGSSRGTWARAGPQCRPPPTLPCPHILDQSRRAAGALRSKVHWGLSSGVFKKEETKGSEAGPQVRSPAGAAARTTEGNRQVPAELRAPGPAATPASKFRLRDRGSRSGASSGQDPAPPGRAAFIQTSSVQEPPQSWSRGYRGLGVSG, from the coding sequence atgaatccaaGCAGAAAGCAGGTTGCAACTCGAGTAGTCCCTGCCTTCAAAACGGCTTGCAAAACAAAACTGCCCTGGAGCGCATTCAGGTTGCTCCTCCCAGGCCTAGGGCCACAACGCCTGGTAAATAACGTCCCGACGCTCAGGCTCTTTCCCAAAAGCCCAACGTGGGAAGAACTAGCAGGGGGCGGGGAGGTGGGGCGGGCTGCAAAACGCGCACCGCTCACGTGGGCATCCAGAGTCCAGCTCCCGAGACCTCGGACAGGGTCTCTGCCCACCCACCCAAACGACGACCTCAGTCTGTTTCCGCGAGGATCCGGAGAAGCCGACCCTCTCAGCGGGGGGTCTTCCCGGGGCACCTGGGCCAGGGCGGGCCCCCAGTGTCGTCCTCCCCCCACACTCCCCTGCCCACACATTCTGGATCAAAGCAGACGCGCGGCTGGCGCTCTGAGATCCAAGGTACACTGGGGTCTTTCATCCggtgtttttaaaaaggaggaaacaaaAGGCTCAGAGGCAGGGCCACAGGTGCGCTCGCCCGCTGGGGCTGCGGCGCGGACGACCGAGGGGAACAGGCAAGTCCCCGCCGAACTTCGAGCGCCGGGCCCGGCAGCCACCCCGGCGAGCAAGTTTCGTTTGCGGGACAGGGGAAGCCGAAGCGGGGCCTCCTCGGGACAGGACCCCGCGCCGCCCGGACGTGCAGCCTTCATACAAACGTCCTCGGTCCAGGAACCGCCGCAGTCGTGGTCTCGGGGTTACCGGGGATTGGGGGTGAGCGGGTAA